TGTGCCGCCTGCTAACGGCTTGACATCTGGGGCGTTTTTGGAGAGGAATTCTAAGGCGTCTTCAATGCTTCTCGGCCTGTATAGTCTGAATATTAGAACTCACCTCTCGTTGAGAAAAAGTTATACTCGGGTGGGTTAAAAAATCTTAAACATATTGATCGCTTAGATCTCTTATTCACGTATTTTCACTAGAAATCCTTTTATATGGTACTCACAATAATTCTCCACGGAGGATATAGTCATGAAAGTATGTAAAGACGTGGTGGAATGTATCGGCGCAACACCTATTATAAGGCTATCTAAAATAGTGCCCGAAAGCTTCGAGCCAGAGATATGGGCTAAGATGGAGTTCACGAATCCCACCGGGAGCGTTAAGGATAGAATGGCATACTACATGATAAAGAAAGCAATGGAGAAGGGTGAGCTGAAACCTGGAATGACCCTTGTAGTTCCAACAACTGGGAATACGGGCATAGCGTTCTCAGCACTCGGAAGCGTTCTAGGTTTCAAAGTACTAATAGTGATCCCTGAAGAAATGAGTGCCGAGAGATTCATGCTCATGAGGCTGTTCGGTGCCGACTTCTACTTCACACCCGGAGGCGAGAGCGATGCTGATAAAGCATTGGAGATAGCCAAGAAACTTTCCGCGGAAAACCCGGATAAATACTATTTCTTCGACCAATGGGGTGATGAAGCGAATGTTGAAGCACACTATGAGACTACGGGTAAGGAAATACTGGACCAAATAGGTTGCCCCAAGGCATTCGTGGCGGAGATTGGCACAGGCGGTACTTTAATGGGTATTGCTAAGAGGCTTAAGGAGGAGTGCAGAGACGTGATAGTTGCCGGTGCAGAACCCGCTGAATGCCCTGTTGCAGCCGGGTGGTTTAAGACGGGCAAGCCAGGTCCATGGGGTAGGCATGAAATCGAAGGCGTAGGTGACGGATTCATCCCGGACATTGTGATGAGGTACAAGCATTTGCTAGACGACTTCGTAACCGTGACAAGCGATGAAGCAATAAACATGGCCAGGCTTATAGCCAGGAAAGAGGGCCTCCCCGTAGGGATTAGTAGTGGAGCAAACGTGGTGGCAGCCATTAAGCTGGCTCAGGAGCACAGGCTCAAGAAGGGAGACAAAGTGGTAACCATACTGCCAGATTACGCTGCTAGATACTTTAGTACTAGGCTTTTCAAGAAGCAGAGAGAGATAGCTAGTAGAAAGCAGATCTTGGAAGAACTAGATATTTAAACCCCGTCCTCATCAAGGTTTTTTCTTCTTTCTCTTTATTTCTTTATAATTTTCTCTTTTAGTTTATATTACGGTTTAAAAATATATATCTAGGATAGAATAAGGAGTAAGAAAAATGTTTAGTGATGCTGTATGAGAGCGAGTAACGGTGCAGACATTGATGCAAATAAGAAGATATATCTCGTAGAGACTGCTACATATAATTTCGCAGTAAACATTTCGTTAGGGATGAGCAATGCTTTACTGATAAGGCTCCTCTCATACGGTGTTTCCGAACTCGGTTTACTTACATTTGTTAGGATACTTGCATACGGGGTCAGCCAGGTCCCCGCGGCCCTCCTCGTTGAACGTTACCGGCACAGGAGAAAAATGTTGTGGAATTTGTTCGGAGCTTTAAACAGGCTGGGGCCAAGCCTACTGGTTTTATCACTAATCATCCCGAGAGAGTATTCCCTACCCTTTGCCGTAGTGGTCTCTTTCTTATCTCAGTTCGCGGGAGGGATTGCCGGGGTCGCGGCTACAGACGTTCTAGCCGACATCATATCTGTTGAAGAATCCCCGCATTTCTTCTCCAAGGTCAACCAGTTAAATTATGTTTCAATAAGTCTTGCTTTCATAACCTCATTCGCAACTTTTGCATTAATATCTGACTACCTGGTCTCATACCAACTCCTTTACATTACGTCTTTCATTATAGGACTGGTCTCCACGGTCTTCTTGATCAGAATAAGGGATCCGAAGGGGTTTATACATTATGAGAAACCATCGGTTAGGTTTTACGATGATCTGGAGGTCGTGAAATTAATTCTTCATGACGGGAGGCTCAGGAGATACCTTCTAGTTATATCATTGTTCAACTTCGCAGTCAACATCCCCGCCCCGTTCTGGGATTACATTGTTATGGTTGTAATAGGGGGTAACGAGTTGATAGTTGTACTGAAGAATGTTGTAAGCTTAGTGGTCAAAGCCGTGGGCATGTTCTTCTGGAGGAGGGAAATTGTTAAATTTGGTTTGAGAAAGGTAACGGTGCTCGGGATGGCTTCAACATCTGTGGTTCCAATACTTTACAAGGATTTCGCCACTTCCACGAGCCTCCTGGGAATCGAAGCCGTTAGCGGCTACATATGGGCTCCCCTGGACCTCTCCATCTTCCTCTACAATGCTTACCTACCTCCGAAGGAGGTTAGACCAGCCTACCTCTCCATCCTGGGTTTAACTATAAACTCAGTTTCCAGTTTAGCATCAATGATGGGTACATTAATAGCTGTTTCAACCGGGGATGTGGGCAGTGTTCTCTTAGCTTCAAGTGTTTTGAGAGGCGTTACTGCTACGATAGCCTACGCCGCACTCCCCGAAATAGAGGAGAAGTATATTTCAGAACACAAGTATTAGGGTTATAAGAATTATTTTAATATTGAGTAACATGGAGTGATAGAAGGAAATATGAGATTGGACCCTAATTTGTGCATATTGTGTAGAGGGAGAGGATTCTGCGGTCTTTCATACTGCCCAGTTCTGTCCAGGACGAGAGCCCAGATCAAGTTGAAAAAAGTCGAAAGCTCGAAAGTGATTGAGGGCTCATCACCTCCCGCGGTTTTCGTGGGCCGATATGGGTATCCATATGTTAGGATTGGGGCATCCACGCCGCCTTTGATGGGTGACACTTCTCTCTACGATTATCCTGAGAAATGGCTGAATCTCAAGATAGATGATGTGTTGGATTTCAGGTGGAGCTTGATTACAGGGTTCACTGTTAACCAGGTTAAAGCGGTGGATAATCCATTAGTGGAAAATATGAGATTAATGGTTATGAGTGTGAAGCCTGTTGACGTTTACATCGAGGTCTCAAAGCCCCCAAGGCCCGTGATCACTTTCGATGAACATCTACCACCCATGGGCCCCAGGTCTCCTTTGGAAAAAGTAAAAATAATCGGGAACCCCAGCATACCCAAGCCTATAGACACCGTGGTTTCAGACCATGATCTCGAGGCTGAGAAAGCAGTGTTGAAGCTGTACTTTGATGGCATTCCTGTCTCTCATATTCAGAAAATATTTAGCATAGGGGCCCTCGGGGTTAGAGGGCAGAGAAGGCTCGTCCCCACTAGGTGGAGCATTACAGCCGTGGATTACATTATCTCTAGGAATCTCTTGAAGAATGTTAAAAAATATGAAGTATTAGGTGAGATTCAAGTATTTGAACACAGGATTCATGGGAACCTGTTTCTTGCAATACTCTACCCTGAAAAATGGAGTTACGAATGGATGGAGGCTTGGTGGCCAGGGTCAACCTGGAACCCGTTATCATCCAGCGTCGTTGTGGAGGGAGACTACGAGGACTACAAAGGCAGGGATACATATCCCGGGATAGGTGGTTGTTACTATGCCAGCATGCTTGCAACTCTCGAGTATTTAAACCGGGTTAAGAAGCAGGCTACTGCGATCCTGCTCCGGGAGATTTATCCGAGTTTCAACATACCAATAGGTGTTTGGTTTGTAAGAGAATCTGTGAGGGCAATGTTTTCAAAACCACCTGTTTTAAAAACTACGAGCCTTAAAGAGGTTAGGAGCTATCTTGACACAACCACTAAACTCGGAGCGTTGAAATGGTTTTCATCGTCTAGGCTTATTCAAAGGATTATCACTGGGAGGAAAATCACAGATTTCTTTGAAAAGGGGTAGTTAATGTTCAAGACCTGTCAGATAATCAAGCGGAGAACGATGACAGCTTTGTCGAGGAGTGGATTGCCAGGGCTTGACTATGCTTTAAACCCTTATACGGGTTGTGCTCACGCCTGTATCTACTGCTACGCCAGGCTTTACACCCACGATAGGAGAGTCTCTGAGAATTGGGGGAGGATTGTAGTAGTTAAGGAGAATCTTCTCGAGGTTTTAAACAGCGAGGTTAAAAGGTTGAGAAAGGGCGTGGTCGGTGTGGGAACGGTAACGGATGCTTACCAGCCTATTGAAGCCGTGTACAAACTCACTCGGGAGGCTGTGAGAATCCTGTTGAGCAACGGGTTCAAGGTATCTATTCAAACTAAAAACCCATTAATATTGAGGGATATTGATGTTCTATCAAGAGGTAAAGAACTTGTTGACGTCGGTTTTACCATTACCTCGGTTAAATGTAGCAAGTCAAGATTGATGGAGCCCAACGCGCCATGTCCTGAAGCAAGAATAGAGGCTTTGAGAAAACTTAGTGGGTTAGGTTTTAAGACATGGATCTTCTACGGTCCTATTATACCAGGCTTCAATGATGATGAAGACACGATAACATCGCTTGTTGACATTGCGTTGGAAACTAATAGTGTCCTTTACTATGATCCTCTACACTTTAAGCCGTTCATGAAGGATCCTAAACATCCATTATTCCCTCTCTATGCTTCAAACTCCTTATCTGAAATAATCGGCAAAGCAATATCGCGCTTGCGTCAAAAATGTCTGGAGCGAGACATTCAGTGTAGAGGAGGGTTTGAATATTGAGTCATTTACATGGTTTTCCGGAGAACCTTACTTTAGAATACGGAGATTCTAAGAAGAAGCCTTCGCCGCACCTAGGACATATTACTAAGATAGGCCTCTCTCTTTCCTCGGAAAGGGTTTGCTTCTCAACAACATAGATTGTTGTCTCGTACATGAAGCTAAATTCTCCTATTCCTCCTTCAAAGCCGCAGTTAGGGCATTTCAACTTCATGCCTAATCGATAATAACTTGTTTAAATCCCTTTAATAATGATGGGGGCACATCACAAACTAATACAATACCATATTTAAGCATGAGGAAAGGTGAAGACTTGTTGAATGGGTTAGAATGTTTAGCGATCAGGCTTTTCAAAATTAATGATTTAAGCCAAGTTTTGATGGTTGAAAAAGAATCGTTTCATCCGGGTCAGCAGTATGACGAGTCTGTATTTATGCGCTATCTAGACATGAAGCATGTTTTTCTAGTAGCGGATTTATGTGGAAAAATAATTGGTTATGTACTGGGTTTTGTAGAAGATTCTTCCATCGCTCACCTGGCCTCCATAGCAGTTAGTCCTTCTTACAGGGGCTTGGGGATAGGGAGGCAGCTTCTCGAAGAATTTGAGAAGAAAGCAACAGCGTTAGGGGCGAAGAGAATAGTCTTAGAAGTCAGCACGTCTAACACTGTTGCTCTAAACATGTATGTGAAAAAAGGCTACAGGATTGTGAGGCGTATACCCAAATATTACGGAGATGAGGACGCATACCTGATGATAAAAGATTTTAAATCGTAATTAAGGAAGCCGTTTCACGGTTGAAATAGCTGTGAGTTAGTTAAACCCTTTGCACTAATAGTCAACCGTGCCGAAAGATTTTCTAGGCTAGTGGGTATAGAGTTCTGGAGGGACTATATGTCATCGCTTTCAAGGAGAATCTTGGAGATCGTTGAGCACGATAAGGAGGTTTTCCACGCGGTATTTTCATGATGGGATAAATGATTATTGAAAACTGTTAGACTAATATGTGAACTTTAACTTGATCTCGTTGAAAACTTTTTTCGAAGGCTTCAACTCCTTTATCAAGAGGGTATTCGCTAGTTACTAGGTCATCGACTTTGACGAGCCCCTTTCTCAATATTTCGATCGCTCTTTCAAAGGGTCCACATCTGCTTCCCACAAGCTTGGCTTCCTTCACTACGAATTTGGTAACATCAAAATCGATTGTCATCCCATGGGTGGATTTAACCGAAATAAGGCCTCTAGGTTTTACAATTTCAACTGCTAATTTCAAACCCTCGGGGGTTCCGGTGGCTTCTACTACGTAATCAAAGCCTTGCCCCTCTCTAGTATGTTTTCTAACGTATTCGATTACCTCGTCTTCACTGACTATTTCATCCACATTCGAATTCTTGACAAAAACTTGCTTGGGAGAGTCTTTCCTTACTACAGCGACTAGTTTGATGGGTCTGGCCACGGCTGATATGGTTCTTAACGCGAGCAATCCTATAGTTCCCACACCTATTACGGCAACGTTGTGAAAGGTTTTAACAGGCGCCAACTCCAGCATTTCAACTATGGAGGCCAGGGGCTCTACGAAAGCGGATTGAACGTTGGAAAGCCCCTCTACGCTATGGATGAGGTCAAACCTTGAAACTACGAATTCCGCCATGCCACCGTCTCTGGTTATTCCAAGGGTTTCCCTGTAAGGGCAATGAGTTTTCAATCCTTCACTACAAAACGAACATTTTCCGCAGTGAAAGTTTATCTCGCTTGTCACTTCAGTGCCGATTAAAGATGGATCTACGTTTTTGCCGACATCTACTATTTTTCCCACTAATTCGTGACCGGGGATTAAGGGCAACTTGCCTGGTTTGTAACTCCCCTTGTAAAAGGCTTTATCAGTTCCGCAGATTCCCACTCTTCTAACCTTTATGAGTACTTCATTATTGGCAATGCTGGGATCTTCAACCTCTTCTAGGTGTAGCTTTTTCGGAGCATGAAGAACTAGAGCCTTCATCATATCCACCTACTCTTTTATGTAGGGCTTACCCAGAGCTCTTGGCATTTTAACCTTCTTCATGATCACCACGACGGTTACGAGTGTAGCCAAGTAGGGAAAGGCTTTAAACAAGCTCTGCCCGCTTGTCCTCAAGAATGTCAAGTACTCTGGGAGGATGACTTGCTGGACTTTCAGCGACACCCATGTTGCGAAAGCTTCGAAAAATCCGAAGAGGAATGCTCCCAGAATGGCTGTCAACGGGTGCCAGTTGCTGAAGGATACATTAGCGAGTGCGACAAAGCCTCTTCCCGAAGTCATTTCTCTGCTGAAAAACCCTACCCAGTTGACGACTAGGAACGAACCTGCTATTCCTGTATAAGCCCCACCAATACCGGTTAAGAGAAGCCTGGTTCTATACACGTTCACCCCCATGGCTTCGGCGGAGTGCGGGTTTTCGCCGCAAGCCCTTATTCTAAGCCCCCAAGTGGTTTTCTCGAGCAAGAACCATGAAGCTATTGCGAGCCCTATTGCTACAACACTTATTGGTTTCAAAGTAAGAATAGCATTACCTATGGGTAGCTGAAGATCTGCCAGTTTCCCCACGCTTGGAGACCCGCCATACTCTCCCCAAAGTCTATAAAGCGTTAGCGTGGCTATCCCGAGTGCTAGCATATTGATCCCAGTGCCCACCACTATCTGGTTGCTGTGAAGATAGGAACTGAGATATCCCATTAGCATCCCGATCGCGAGACCAACAGCCGAGGAGACCAACAATGCCAGATATGGGTTGCCAGTATAGTTAGTGACTATGGCACTCGTTAAAGCTGTAAGTATCATTATGCCTTCAAGACCTATGTTAACTACGCCGGATTTCTCAGTAAGTATCTCACCCGTGGAGGCAAGTAGAAGCGGTGTCATAGATGTCAGAGATAGGGATAATAAGGTTATTACGTCCTCAATAGGTGTCACTTCCGCCTCACCCTGAAAAAGGTCTTCATGTAGTGGTAAGCGAAGGGTATTGCGAGAGAGATGACAATGATGCCTATTATCAGGTCAGCTACTTGATGGGGAAGACCAAGCCTGGTCTCTATCCACTGTCCTCCTATTAGAAGTCCTGACAGAAAAATACTTGAAACCACCACTCCAACCGGGTTGTTTCTTCCTAAGAGGCTCGCGCCTATTCCTAGAAATCCATACCCGTATAGACTCATCATCATCGTGTCAAGCCTGTGCACAATACCCAGGACTAGAATAGAGCCGCCGAGACCTGCCATACCGCCTCCCAACGCGAAGGATGTTAGCATTAGTTTTTTGTTTTCGAAACCAGCAATCAATGAGGCAATTGGATTGAGACCCGATACCCTCATGGCAAAGCCTAGCTTCGTCCTG
This is a stretch of genomic DNA from Thermosphaera aggregans DSM 11486. It encodes these proteins:
- a CDS encoding PLP-dependent cysteine synthase family protein, whose product is MKVCKDVVECIGATPIIRLSKIVPESFEPEIWAKMEFTNPTGSVKDRMAYYMIKKAMEKGELKPGMTLVVPTTGNTGIAFSALGSVLGFKVLIVIPEEMSAERFMLMRLFGADFYFTPGGESDADKALEIAKKLSAENPDKYYFFDQWGDEANVEAHYETTGKEILDQIGCPKAFVAEIGTGGTLMGIAKRLKEECRDVIVAGAEPAECPVAAGWFKTGKPGPWGRHEIEGVGDGFIPDIVMRYKHLLDDFVTVTSDEAINMARLIARKEGLPVGISSGANVVAAIKLAQEHRLKKGDKVVTILPDYAARYFSTRLFKKQREIASRKQILEELDI
- a CDS encoding MFS transporter, encoding MRASNGADIDANKKIYLVETATYNFAVNISLGMSNALLIRLLSYGVSELGLLTFVRILAYGVSQVPAALLVERYRHRRKMLWNLFGALNRLGPSLLVLSLIIPREYSLPFAVVVSFLSQFAGGIAGVAATDVLADIISVEESPHFFSKVNQLNYVSISLAFITSFATFALISDYLVSYQLLYITSFIIGLVSTVFLIRIRDPKGFIHYEKPSVRFYDDLEVVKLILHDGRLRRYLLVISLFNFAVNIPAPFWDYIVMVVIGGNELIVVLKNVVSLVVKAVGMFFWRREIVKFGLRKVTVLGMASTSVVPILYKDFATSTSLLGIEAVSGYIWAPLDLSIFLYNAYLPPKEVRPAYLSILGLTINSVSSLASMMGTLIAVSTGDVGSVLLASSVLRGVTATIAYAALPEIEEKYISEHKY
- a CDS encoding Nre family DNA repair protein; protein product: MRLDPNLCILCRGRGFCGLSYCPVLSRTRAQIKLKKVESSKVIEGSSPPAVFVGRYGYPYVRIGASTPPLMGDTSLYDYPEKWLNLKIDDVLDFRWSLITGFTVNQVKAVDNPLVENMRLMVMSVKPVDVYIEVSKPPRPVITFDEHLPPMGPRSPLEKVKIIGNPSIPKPIDTVVSDHDLEAEKAVLKLYFDGIPVSHIQKIFSIGALGVRGQRRLVPTRWSITAVDYIISRNLLKNVKKYEVLGEIQVFEHRIHGNLFLAILYPEKWSYEWMEAWWPGSTWNPLSSSVVVEGDYEDYKGRDTYPGIGGCYYASMLATLEYLNRVKKQATAILLREIYPSFNIPIGVWFVRESVRAMFSKPPVLKTTSLKEVRSYLDTTTKLGALKWFSSSRLIQRIITGRKITDFFEKG
- a CDS encoding SPL family radical SAM protein — its product is MFKTCQIIKRRTMTALSRSGLPGLDYALNPYTGCAHACIYCYARLYTHDRRVSENWGRIVVVKENLLEVLNSEVKRLRKGVVGVGTVTDAYQPIEAVYKLTREAVRILLSNGFKVSIQTKNPLILRDIDVLSRGKELVDVGFTITSVKCSKSRLMEPNAPCPEARIEALRKLSGLGFKTWIFYGPIIPGFNDDEDTITSLVDIALETNSVLYYDPLHFKPFMKDPKHPLFPLYASNSLSEIIGKAISRLRQKCLERDIQCRGGFEY
- the rimI gene encoding ribosomal protein S18-alanine N-acetyltransferase; translation: MNGLECLAIRLFKINDLSQVLMVEKESFHPGQQYDESVFMRYLDMKHVFLVADLCGKIIGYVLGFVEDSSIAHLASIAVSPSYRGLGIGRQLLEEFEKKATALGAKRIVLEVSTSNTVALNMYVKKGYRIVRRIPKYYGDEDAYLMIKDFKS
- a CDS encoding alcohol dehydrogenase catalytic domain-containing protein; protein product: MKALVLHAPKKLHLEEVEDPSIANNEVLIKVRRVGICGTDKAFYKGSYKPGKLPLIPGHELVGKIVDVGKNVDPSLIGTEVTSEINFHCGKCSFCSEGLKTHCPYRETLGITRDGGMAEFVVSRFDLIHSVEGLSNVQSAFVEPLASIVEMLELAPVKTFHNVAVIGVGTIGLLALRTISAVARPIKLVAVVRKDSPKQVFVKNSNVDEIVSEDEVIEYVRKHTREGQGFDYVVEATGTPEGLKLAVEIVKPRGLISVKSTHGMTIDFDVTKFVVKEAKLVGSRCGPFERAIEILRKGLVKVDDLVTSEYPLDKGVEAFEKSFQRDQVKVHILV
- a CDS encoding ABC transporter permease, producing the protein MTPIEDVITLLSLSLTSMTPLLLASTGEILTEKSGVVNIGLEGIMILTALTSAIVTNYTGNPYLALLVSSAVGLAIGMLMGYLSSYLHSNQIVVGTGINMLALGIATLTLYRLWGEYGGSPSVGKLADLQLPIGNAILTLKPISVVAIGLAIASWFLLEKTTWGLRIRACGENPHSAEAMGVNVYRTRLLLTGIGGAYTGIAGSFLVVNWVGFFSREMTSGRGFVALANVSFSNWHPLTAILGAFLFGFFEAFATWVSLKVQQVILPEYLTFLRTSGQSLFKAFPYLATLVTVVVIMKKVKMPRALGKPYIKE